The Centroberyx gerrardi isolate f3 chromosome 8, fCenGer3.hap1.cur.20231027, whole genome shotgun sequence genomic sequence ATAGAAAGGTgataatatatttcatttgagcTAAATTCACTAGTTTTTCTCTCACTGCCTGATACAGTGAAGTGTAAATACTGAATATACACTTATGAAGTGACTCTTCACAGAGCATTTATGCAAAGAACACAGGTACAGCAAAGAAGCATAgagtataaatataaataacataataatgACAATACAGCATTAAGACAAAGAACATTTTcaagtgtatctgtgtgtatctctTAATCACTGTTACAGTCTCAATAGGCTTCACAACACCTGCATTATGAAAAACTGaccaaaaaaaatggaagaaagctTTGGGTAGGGCTACAGAGTTAAATCCTCCTACCAGGCTGCTGAGACTGGGCAAAGATTAAATGCTGCCCCATCctcagtgaggtcagaggtcagaggtcaggctcagctacagagcaacACCTATGAAGCCAGACAggggggcttgaacctgggaCTTCCAGCTGAAACTAATGCACCCAGAGAACTTTGCCAAGTCACAGCTTGATCAGACTTCAAATACAGGACAAACTTCAATAATAAAAATGCAGCACAATTAAGTTAGTTAACCTAATAGTAGCTTATCTACATTCACCTGCTGGATGCATAACGtgagacacacactgcacaatgtCTAAGTTATAGCACTGGGCGACTGCACACATTGCCAGCACAATGACAGCGAGAGGTAGGCCAAGCCAAAGGCAGCAGAAGAGAgaatttacagtaaacaaatgcaGTACACTAGTGCAAGTGGACAGTGTGCAAGTatgcatgtgtggtgtgtgtgtgtgtgtgtgtgtgtgtgtgtttggggggggggggaggggttcAAGTGTTCAAGGTCCTCACTGATGTTCACTCCGAGgaacctgaagctgctgactCTCTGCACTGCAGTCCCGTTGATGTGGATAGGGGCGTGTCCTCCCCCCAGCTGCTTCTTCTAGTCCACTATTAGTCTTGCTGACGTTGAGGTGGAGGTTGTTTTCCTGACACCATGCTGTCAGGGCTCCCATCTCGTCTCTGTAGGCCGTCTCAGTGATCAGGCCTATGGCGGTGATGTCGTCAGCAAACTTGACTATGGTGTTGGAAGCTGTGTGCGGCCACACAGTCGTGCGTGAACAGGGAGTACAGGAGAGGGCTGAGCACGCCTTGAGGGGCTCCAGTGCTGAGAgtcagagtggaggaggtggtgggtgGCGCCCATCAGTGTACAGAAGAATCAAGAGACTCGCTCTCGTTGCTGCCTGCTGAGATTTCCACATCACCACCGGTTCTAGTTGAGGCATTTGACCTGCGGGATCTCAGGCACCAGCCCAAAGCACCAAAAACCACTGCTGTCACAACTACCGCTATGACTGCAGTCACAGTCCATGTTGCTTCTTCTCCTTTATTGACAGCAGGTGGGCGGACAGTCAGCTTCACAGCAGGCgggtttcctctctctctctccttgtctttgCCGTGGAAGCAGAGGAAAACACCTTGGTCCTCCTGTTGAACCCCCGTCAGTCTCAGAGACAGATCTCCTTCTCTGTAGCCATCAACTGAGACAGACACTCTTGCTTCAAATCCTGGCCCATAGCTGACAGTCCCAGAGGCAACATCCAGTTCAAAGACAGTCGTTCCGTCCCTTTCCCACCTTATAAACTTACTAAGGTCCTTCGCTTCACCAGTGGTAACGGAGTGGCACCTAAGGGTGGCATTTTGTCTTTCAATCACCGATTCTTCGAAGGGAATCACAATTTCCAAACGGACATCAGTTAAAACACGGTCGCCGCATCTGTACTCATAGTCGCCATTGTCGTTGTAAATTGTCCGGTTGAAGACGAGAGAAAAATTTCCATCAGTTACCGGTTTAACCCTGGTTTCATACTCCACGCTCGTCACGAAAACCCCGTTGTAATGCACAGATACTAGCCGTGTCTTGTCATCATCATGCTGCCGGTGAATCCAGGAGACTTGTTGACCCTTCACACAGTTCTCGCCGGACGGTAATATCACGGCATCTCCCAAAATCACCCGACGATGGATAATATTTCCAAAAACTGGACTGGAATAGGATATGAGAAAGAATGCACAGAGCGAGAGAAGTCGTGTCATTGTCATTTTTCTGTAAAGCGTCGCAGATGAATCCTGGAAGGAGCACAGAAGTTGGTTAAACGCTTAAACATCTGTTTCCGCCCATTTCACGGCGCCTTAACCTGATGTGTGTTCAGTAACCCTCCGCCTGCCTTTTTCGCGCTGGGCCGCTCCGCGTTCAAATTCTTTAGAAAGCAATAACTTTGAATAGGCTAATATATTAATGATATGACACGTTAACCACGTGACGTCGGTATGGACATTTATGAGgtatttatattattatccGAAATGTGGAGAAGGGTCTAGCTCATGGCTGCAGCCTGAATGCTCCCTACAAGACACGCCCCACACATGCTACCTCAGTACAAGAAACGCCCCCCACGTGGAAGTTTAAACCTTTAAACCGCGAAACCACAATAAACCCACTTCGCAGTTCCACGACCAAAACCAGTTTTGTCttgcaggctgcaggctgcagacagACTCTATTGGAGGTTTTGTCGTCGAAGCGCAtttccttttcaaaataaaagcccctaCGAGGCTGGCACTAAAAACACAGTTGCTGAGCTGGCATAACAAATACAAAGGTAGAAAGGTTTCGACGCAATTCATTGCTGAAGATGTAAGCAAAAGGGAAGTAGCGTCGGCTGAAGCGAAGCCAGACACGAAATAGCGTGTTTCCACATTGTTGTCCATGTCTTTTACATGTTGAGTGTGTTTTAAATACATATGATGATGTGGATATTGTTCTCAAACCTGTCTGTAGGCTAACTTTCACATCGGAAAGTCAAAAGATTTTATTTGGTTTTAAATACCCTATTGAACGATGGCTTCGGGCTGAATTCCTCTAGAAGTAGGCAGCTATATCGTGTTGTTGTCATACTGTTACACATATCACTAGCCACAAAACCTCACCAGAAAACGGAAAACAGTCCTCCTAACTATTAGGATTTGTATTCCTGTATCAAAAGATAACACTCTGAATATTGCTACTGACCTTGTTCAGTCTTTACCCCAAAGTGGAGCTACCCGTATTTGCATTGAGAAAATGAACATAATGTAAACTTGGCTATAGAAACTACTTTCATACAGAAATCTAATATGACCATCAAGACTGATGGGTGTGGGTGGAGTGAGAGCTACATCTGGAAATTAACATATTGCTCTCTTGTAACCTTAGAACAATAGTTTTAATGAAAGACCGAGGACAGCTGCGTGAAGTGTATTAATGCGCAGGACTTGCTCTCTCAAGCCTCCAAATCTGCAAGCCCAAGGAATGGCCAACATGCAGTATCCaacgagaaaacaaaaaacgcaCACCAATGAGGGAGGTGCTGGCTAGGAAGATAACCAGCAGGGGTTGTAACCAATTCAGTGGTCTGTCCACGGACCATGGTCGCTAACACggaccactactaccactaggGGCGCTGAAGCTAGTGGTCGGTTGTGGTCCGGACCAGTCAGTGAGTGGTCTGTGGAGTGGTCTTTGTGGTCCTAATCcaccttctcccttctctctcctcctttggcCTTGTTTGCAACACTCTTGTTAGCCGAATAAATGTCGGAAATCATAATCATTTGTCTATTAAATATATTCTATTATCGATTATGCCTATATTCTTATTGTTGCACTGTATTTTGCAGTTTGTGTTATATGTAGGGGAAATTATGCAGAAAAATACCGCTGGACACTCTTAGCTCCGATACACTTGTAGTCAATAAAATTTTGCATCAGAGCTAAGATGCAGCGGTATTTTTCTGAACAACTGGCTTTACCGACCAGACCTGCACCTCAGCAACCCAGGGGTGCGTTCAATCTTTATCACAGTGTTGGGAAAATTAACGTTTACTGAATATGCTTGCTAATGCTAGTTAgcattaacgttagctacgCATCACCAAGTTATCACACAGCTGAGTGCGAGAGGGGCTGGGGGAGGCCGCTGGCTCTGCGAAATGACAGCTGCATGTCACTTGCTGACTTGTGTAAACACTCTTAGCTCTGAAGCAAATTTTTATTGAATACGAGTACATATGCATCAGAGCTAAGAGTGTGCGGTGGTATTTTTCTGCATAATTTCCCCTACACTATCATAAATAACGTTATATGTATTGCGCAACACCAACAGCGCCGACAGCCCGTCGTAGTAAGTGGTCCGTCATTAGCCCACACTGTGTCACCGACCAGTACAAACTTATAGCTATTATTAACACTTTCTTCAAAATAGCACACGAAATGAAAGTGACTTACCTGCACCCAAACTCCACGGACCACTGAACAACTGGTCCGGACCACAAGGACCACACCAAGGACCACTCCACGGACCACAAGGACCACTGAACAACTGGTCTGGACCACAAGGACCACTCCACGGACCGCTGAACAACTGGTCTGGACCACAAGGACCACACCAAGGACCACAAGGACCACTGGCCAACTGGTCCGAACCACAAGGACCACACCAAGGATCACTCCACGGACCACAAGGACCACTGAACAACTGGTCTGGACCACAAGGACCACACCATGGACCACAAGGACCACTCCACGGACCGCTGAACAACTGGTCTGGACCACAAGGACCACCCTGGTTCATCTCATATTTAgaatatatgaaataaataaaatactcaCATAtccgatagatagatagatagatagatagatagatagatagatagatagatagatagatagatagatagatagatagatagatagatctatTACTATCTAGGTATAACCACACAAACTGCAAAATACAgtgcaacaataaaaatatagtCATAATCGATAATAGAATATATTAAATAGACAAAGGATTATGATTTCCGACATTTATTCGGCAAACAAGGctaaaggaagagagagaaggtggaTTAGGACCACAAAGACCACTCCACAGACCACTCACTGACTGGTCCGGACCACAACCGACCACTACCTTCAGCGCTcctagtggtagtagtggtccGTGTTAGCGACCATGGTCCGTGGACAGACCACTGAATTAACCGCACACTCAACTGTTCAACGTCGATTAAAACATTTGATGCCATCGGCTTGAGTGTGCGGTTATCTTCCTCCTTTGGCTTCAACATGCAGTATCCATCAGCTTCATAAATTGATCCTGGGTTAGAACAAGAGTCCTATACTGAATCATGTTTTGAGAGATATCTTTGTCTATAAGCAATTTAGTTGCGGGATAGCTACAGCCAGGACAAGTGGGAgatcatatttatttacatttgttttaatttgcatttatttaatttcatattGAGATAATATAACATAAGACTAAGTTAAGTTATTGTCGTTTGTATTATGTTCGTAGTGTCCATAGTGTCCGCAGAACGATAGTGAAAAGAGATTTGCGCATCTGTAGCGCAAAATGACCCTCATGAACGAACTTTTCAAGGCTACTTCCTGTTAGCAACCAGCTCGCGACACCTATGTACGGTTACCAAGGCGTACTTTGACAACAACAGCTATCTttatgttagctaactagaAAGGTCAACTAACTGGCAGACGTTAGCTATATATTGGCAAACGTGTCTTCGCTGGATGTGTTAGCCAGGTGGTTAGCTTGCCATCTATATTTGGTGTATTTTCTAAGTGTGTCCACCTTGTAACCGTCACCAAAAAGTCCATTGGCCTTTAGAGAGCGTGTTTGTTggctagctaacgctaacgttagctgacaATACAGCGCTAAATTATTCCCGTTATCGGTATCCAGCAAAGAAGAGACTCACCATAGCAAGCACGTTTCAAAGTTTTCAAGATGAGCGAACAGCTTAAATTTATTGTTGAACAACTTAACAAAGCCCCCTTCAAGAAAAACTTTAACCTCATCACGTTTGACTCCCTCGAACCAATGCAACTGCTACAGATTCTAAACGATGTTCTGGCTGAAATAGACCCAAAGGTGAGCGAATAGCTTTCACTGTGAGCGGCATTCATAACTGAATTAATCACCGATAGTTGCCGTGATGACACGATTCAGGTTTGTCATTTCTGCAGCATAAATCAAGTGTCCTCATATTGAGTTTCTTTTCAGCAAGCTATTGATATCCGTGAAGAAATGCCTGAACAGACTGCAAAGAGAATGTTTACTCTGCTGGGAATGCTGAAATATAAGCCTCCTGGCAATGTTACTGATGTGTAAGTATTTATTGTAATCTGCTAGAACTCAAACGTCCCCACCCCATTTCATTAAGTAGGCCTACTCATTGCTGTTGCTAAGGCAGACAACCTCTGGGTGTTTTTATCATACACTCTTCTCATGTCATACAGGAGCAGTTTCAGACAGGGTCTGGTGACTGGCAACAAGCCTGTGATCCACCCTATCCTCCACTGGCTGCTACAGAGGGTCTCAGAGCTGAAGAAGAGGTCTTACTTGGCTCGCTTTCTTGTTAAACTGGAGGTGCCTGCAGAGTTCCTGCAGGATGATGTCATCAATGACACCTATCACCAGGTTTGTCAGCTTGTTACATACTACATCACCACGTCTGTTTCCTAGTCTTTGAATGGGAAATTGTATTAAAAGTATTAATATTGTGCTTCATACTATAAATGTATAGTATGAAGAGCTGGTGGAAGGATTTAAGACGTATCACAAGGAGTGTGAGCAGCTGAGGACTTCAGGCTTCTCCACAGCAGAAATCCGAAGGGTAAAAAAATGACTCAACAACTTTTTAATATAGCAGTCTGTTAGAAGTTATTTAAGGCAAACTCTGCTCAGTATAAATTGTTGTATGGAATTTATGTCACACATTAACACGATTTCACTAATCGTTCACTAAAGTTGCTTTGATATATAAATAATCTGTCACTTTCTCATGGTAAGTTGATACAATGCCCTAAAACTATCCATCTTCTCCCCAACAATAGGACATTAGTgcgatggaggaggagaaagaccaGCTAATCAAGCGTGTGGAGAGGTTGAAGAAGAGGGTAAGGCAGACTGTCTAAAGAGACTCCCATCCTCTGATAATGCCTGGGAGTCTTTGGGCTTCACtgagaaatgaaaacatgaccCCAGTTATATTTTAACGGCTTCCTTATTAGACCTGACAGGCATCTGACAGGCATCTGACAGGCTCCAAGGCTTTTTCCTTCAACCAGGCTTTGAAGTAATGGGGTGTTGATTTAGTGGGTCTTATTGGCCTTGCCAAAGGGGGAAACTTGAGCTGTTAGAGATGCTTGGTTATTTCTGCTGACCCTGTGATAATCCCCCACTGCAGACCATCATATTTACTTGTCGATCCACTAGGTGGAGTCAGTGTCCAACCACCAGCGGATGCTGGAACAGGCCAGACAGCTCCgtgtggagaaggagagagaggagtcactCGCTCAGCAGAAGCAAGAACAGAAGAACCAAGTAATTGCCTATGACTGCTTGTGGTTTATCATCACATTTGCTCACAGTGGTATATTATATTGATGTATTAGTAACTCATAGACCAGTCAAAGTATTTACTCTCTACTGTACTGTCTACTCAAAGTCTTTTAGACATCTTACACGCTAAGAGCTTTCAgttcttgtttcttgtttgaCATGATCAGAAACCCCAGAGCTGTTTAACAGTTTTTGAAAAGGCACATGATCAGTGCAGGAACTTTCCCAACCTCAGACCTGGAAATATCACAGAGGCCCTGCAGTTCCAAAATTAATTCGCAGCTGCAAAATCATGGCTTTTGTTGTTTAGTGTATGGTAGACATTAGAAAGTTGTTTATGAAGGACCAGACTTTGTGAACAGGTAGCTTCGAGCACATTTGTTGAGACATGCTGAATTAACTATATATAACTAGCCATGACTTCATATTAGGTATTCCATTTTGACTGTACTAATGGAGTTATCATTTGCATGTGCTCAGCTGTTCCAGGCAGAGCAGAGACTGCAGAGATCCCAGCTGCAGTTGAAGGATCTGCgacaggcagcagcagatgCCAATCCGGAGAGTGAGTAACCGTGTCCCACTGTCACTGCCGTAGGCCACAGCTGGATGGAAGTTGAAGGACACAGCAGAGCGTTGGGGTGTCTCTCAGTTAATAGGCTTGCATCTATTTATGCCCTATAATTACGCTGATCTTTGATGTGCTCTAATAGAGCTTGTCTGATGTGGAATTTGCACTTTTTGTTCTCATCTGGCCCTGGGCTCTTCAGCCAGAGGACAGATTTACACATTTGCAGTTTCCAAAATGGCCTATGCAACGCAGACTGAGGTAGGGCTGCACAAGTGAGGTCATTCATCACATTTGTGTGTGCCAAGAAAAATACTTATCAGAAAAACTCATGTCAGACAACTTCTAATACTAACTAATATTAATGAAAGACAAATTTCAATGTCTAAGCATTTTCACAAGATAGTGGCTTGTTTTTCCATACACTTACTGGCTTTGCATAATACAttcttaatattttgttttacttcaGTGAGTAATAAGAGCAGGTGGGTGAGCCGTTGCCCACTGTGTTTGAAAGCTCGCCAGGCTGATTTATCCTGATCAAAGAGCTAAGtgaaatctctgtctctctcaggctTAATGAAGAGGCTGGAAGAGGAGATCAAGATCAACTCCTACATGGTCTCTGAGAAACTCCCCAAAGAGCTGGAGAACAAGAGGCGCACAGTGCAGTACCTGCAGAAGGTGGTGTCTGAGCCCGCCATGGGCCAGGCTGAGCTCCAGGTGCTGGAGGACAAGGTGAGGACAAGGATGTGGTGGTGGTCAGAGAAGATGGCCAAATCACTAATTTCAAAGACTGTCATATCATAAAGTCAAGATGTCCGTAAACGTCTCTGAGTCTTCGacaatttacattttcacagatTAAAGAAGTCAATTCTCAGATAAACCAGCTGATTGAGAAGAGGATGATGAGAAATGACCCCATGGATGACAAACTGACTCTTTTCCGGCAACAGGTGGTGAATTTATTCCCTTTGCTTAATGTCTTTCATCTTcgctttgtctttttttctcttgcatGAGCTTGGCCATTTCGATGTTCACTTTGGATAAATGAGGTGTGATGTTAAAGCTCAGCGGTGATTTAATGTTTCATCACTTGGTTTACTTATGTTGCAAAAGTTTAATGCGTTGGTATGTTGTCAACTTTCTAGCATTGCTTACGTACATTCACTCACCCATGGGTTACAAGTCACTGAGCACTGAGCAGACACTCTTTTTATCATGTTTGTATGTCCTCTGTAATCTGACTCTTGCAGGCCTCCATCATCATACGTAAGAAGGAGGCAAAGGCAGAGGAGCTGCAGGAAGCGAGGGAGGAgctggcagcagcagagagggagctGGCCCAGAGGACCAGCCAGGCACGAGATCAGGATGGAGATGAGGTCATCCGGGGTGACGAGGTACACAACTGGACGTGCTTCTTACCATCCAGTATGGCTTCTTCTTATCACTACCTAATGCAACCGCTAATTATCGGGAGCTGTGGTGATGTTTTTAGCATGTGTTACAGTATTGTTTTGTGCGGTATCTGGTATCAAGTATTTACTGTATAAttctcgcttttttttttgttttgatttgaagtaACTGCTAACATTATCCCTAATGCTACACATAAACTCCAGCTTGATCAGAGTGCACACCAGTAGATGTGTGAACCACGGAGAACACAAGAGGCTATTTCTGCTCTTATGTAAACACAGAGGGGCTCGCTGTCTAATGTAACTTATCCCTTTTCCCTGCTCTCCCCCACATTCCCATGCTGAGCCATAAATAGAACACAACAGAGAATACCCAGAACAAGGAACTGAACTGGACAAACTGCCTGAAATGTTGGCCTTTTCCCTCATCTTTAGTGTAATCAATCTTCTAATTCAAGTCAGCGGAGCACATTAAACAAAATGGCTGCATAAATCCTTCATCTATATTTAACTCCCATGATGAGGATGTACTCCCCCTGTCAAACACATGGCATGCTCTACTCTGAGCTGTCACGTTGACGAATAGGACTGAGCTgttggcagagagaaagagagagactcaaACTTTACAGCATCTCTGCACTTCAGCCAGTAAAGCCTAGAGCCATTGCTGCTTTGTGTCAGCGTGCCCCTTGGTCTATGCATACATCAAAGTCACAGATAAAGAGTGACGCCTCCTCACCTTCCCTGTTGTATAGACTATAAACAGACCTACTGTATATTAGCAGGATGCTGATAGATGGTGGGGGTTGTGCTGGTGACCGTGTGCACTGTGTGCCTCAGAGTTTTTATAGCCAGGCGTTTGACGCACAGCGATATCCGTGTGCTGCCAAGGCACAGGAGTCGCAGCATGTCTGAAATAGCAATGACTttctccctgctctcccctgAGTCCTGCGGGGCTTCAGGCAATCCTTgtagatagtgtgtgtgtgtgtgtctaagatTTGTATTTGATGGAGTTACTCTTCATGGGATAGTGTACAGTGTAGAAAGATGAGAGCGAAAGAAGGGATGACAAAATTGTGAGTATcctgtagcattttaacatcaataaatctgccacattcattttgagacattagtatagtTACCGTAAATAAATGCAGCAGTACATGTGTGAAAAAAGTGACCCAAAGGATGAGAGGGACCTGGTTGCAGAGACAAAGAGGGCACTTGAGTCTGCAGATGAATGAAGTTAATGGAAAATGTTTTGTCACACACAGCTTATCAGACTCCCCCATAGTGATTTTGGGCCATCggccatggtggagatgatcaCTTTATCAGAGGTATTTTCCATTCTGCTGGCTATGTGTCATCACATGCCACCCACCAACTGCAGGGTCTCTCTGAGGGATGACTACATCTGCTCGTCATTGGTTGGCCGGTAACATCATACCACTGTACCAACCAGCCCGTTATCCCATTGGTTACATTCAGTCTCAGTTTGGTTCAAACCAATCTGAGTAATAAATGCTCTTTTCATCTTGAAATATGGAGGAGTTCTTTATCTTAACTGGGTAGATTTTGCTTTCTGCCGCTGTATGGCCTGCATGCAGTTATTTAGAATATCTGCTGCACCATTCATGTTTCtgttgacttgtgtgtgtgtgtgcgcgacagcgtgtgtgtgtgtgtgtgtgtgtcaagcgTGTGTTACGATTGAGCTGCTGGCCAGTTTAGCAGCAGTTGTTTTGGGGGCGTACTGTAGGTGACAAGAGAACACTATGCAGTATTATTCTGCTGTGCTAATTCCTCTCTCAACCTTGTCTGCCCTTGATGTCCCAAAATACACAAAgaataaacgcacacacacacacacaccaagcctcGCGGCTCCCCAAGGGACGTGAAGCACATTCTGTGATTTCTGGGGCTGTTCTCCCGTGCCCATGTACATTTATAGCTGCTCTTCATTGTGGAGGAGTTTCATGGTGTCCCGACAGAAGAGTCACGGTGGGGAGTGAGTGAGCGTCCAGTAAGGCAGTCATTGTGTGTCTGCCAGATGAAGATGCTTGCTGTATGTCACTGGCTGTGCGCCTGAAAGGATCGGGTGACTGGTTCAGAGCACAGCGAGGCCCCCAGGCACCTCTGCTGCAGGCGCTGCCATTTACTAATCCATTCCCTCCCCCGGCTCAGCCCATTGTCTTCTCCAATGGTC encodes the following:
- the ift81 gene encoding intraflagellar transport protein 81 homolog, producing the protein MSEQLKFIVEQLNKAPFKKNFNLITFDSLEPMQLLQILNDVLAEIDPKQAIDIREEMPEQTAKRMFTLLGMLKYKPPGNVTDVSSFRQGLVTGNKPVIHPILHWLLQRVSELKKRSYLARFLVKLEVPAEFLQDDVINDTYHQYEELVEGFKTYHKECEQLRTSGFSTAEIRRDISAMEEEKDQLIKRVERLKKRVESVSNHQRMLEQARQLRVEKEREESLAQQKQEQKNQLFQAEQRLQRSQLQLKDLRQAAADANPESLMKRLEEEIKINSYMVSEKLPKELENKRRTVQYLQKVVSEPAMGQAELQVLEDKIKEVNSQINQLIEKRMMRNDPMDDKLTLFRQQASIIIRKKEAKAEELQEAREELAAAERELAQRTSQARDQDGDEVIRGDELKRLVVKLRSKGTMHKKKRQEIAELKAEYGVLQRTEEILKQRHEAIQQQLQTMEAQKGISGYSDTQEELERVSAIKSELDEKKGRTLDGMSEMVKKLNSVIVEKKSALAPIIKELRSLRQQCQELTQEYEEKKAQYESCAAGLESNRSKLEQEVKALREETGQEENRYHYINSMTEIIEMQMQRAADETKAYVSSDPQEKKKAIREVYMKNIAEQESLGKKLREKQKAVRENHGANMKQMKMWRDLEQLMECKRQCFIRAQSQASIGQVIQEGGEDRLVL